The nucleotide sequence CTTCCCGGCGTAGCGGTCGGTAGGCAGCACGTCAGGTATCCCGTAAGTGATCTGTCGCGCAGCGGTGTCTTCCCCGATGGCTGGGATTCCTTCGGTGCCGACGGGGTTCGGTGTTAGCCACGTTCCGGTCGCGTCGATTACCGCCCGCGCGAGGGTCCGGGTGACACCGTCGTCGCTGCTTGTGGTGACGACGAACGGCCGGTCGGCGCGGTGGTCGTCACGCAGCTTGTCGACGCCGTGCCGGGTGACACCGGTGACGCGGTGACCGAGCCGCATGTGTGGTGCGATGACGTCCAGCGCGGCGAGCGGTGCGAGGTACTGCTCGACGATGTCGGCGCCCGTGGGGTACGCGGCCAGCTCTGGCGGGCTCCACCCGTCACTCTGCAACAGGCGCTGCGCCGCGGGATCCATGTTGTACCGCCACGGCGAGAACAACCGCACGTGACCCCAGCGCTGGATGCTCGCACCGGCGTGCTCCCCCGCCTCGAATATGACGAACGGAATGTTGCGTTCGGCGAGATGCGCGGCCGCCGCGAGACCGACCGGGCCCGCACCGAGAACAGCGACGGGAAGTTCGTTTGACATGGTTTTCCTCCTAGTTCGGGTTTCACATGTTCTGACGGGTGGGCGCAGAGATGGACGCGGATTGGTGCCGGGTGCATTCTTGAATTGCGTCCTTTTGCCACCAGCGCCGTCTGTACAGGTGACAGCTCCGCGACGAGACCTTTCGAGGAGTCGGTTATGACACCGAACGTGGTGACAACAGACAGCACGCCGAACGTTGAGGATGTGTGGCGGCAGTTCGGCGCAGAGATCCGATCGTTCGTAGGACGCCGGGTGTCTGATCCGCACCGCGCGGACGACCTTGTCGCGGATATTCTCCTGAAAGTGCACCGCAACCTAGGATCACTGGATGATCCGGAGCGTTTAGCGGCGTGGCTTTTCCGCATTGCCCGCAACGCCATCACCGACGAGTACCGCCGTGCTGCAACGGCCCGCGAGATCCTCGACTCCGCGCCCGGCGAGCGGCTCGCGACCCCGGTTGACGTGCCAGCTGACAGTGACGACGTGCAGCGCGAGCTAGCCAATTGTGTGCGGCCCATGCTCAGCGGCCTAGCCCCGGACTATCGGCGCGCGCTCGAACTCACCTACCTCGACGGCGTCACCCAAGTCGCTGCGGCCGAACTTGAGGGCATCACGGTCTCTGGGATGAAATCGCGCGTCCAGCGGGCACGTAAACAGCTCGCCGAACTCTACGACCGGTGCTGTGCGCTGACGCTCGACACGCGCGGGATGCCGATCGATTACACGCCTGCTGAGGGATGCGGTGGCGAGTCTGGCTGTGGCGGCGGCTGCAACGCTTGAGGGGATACAGGGCTCGAAAGAAGCCAACAGCGCTTAACCACGCGGCGGAGATGACAGTGGCTGTTCGTCTACCGTGTACGTTTTGTACAAACTGCACCGCCAAATGTGCGTTTTGGACACGGTAGACGAACAGTCACGAGGCTTGGCAGAGCGTCAGGCTTTGCGAGCGGTGACCAGCAGGTACTCCATGTTCCACCTGGCTGGTGAGTCGGAAATCCGTGCGCTTGTGTTGGTCAGGAACCGTTCAAAGTCTCCATCGAGGGCAGCCTGCTGATCGTGCGTGAGCGAACTGTAGACGGCTATCGCGGGGCCGTAGTTCGTTTTGAAGAACTCGCGGAACTCCTGCGGTGTGGCGATCTGCGCCGGAGTAGTGAGCGTGCGGCGCTCGAACACCAGCTCGGTGACGCTGCCTTCAAAGAGTTGCCGGACATGAGATTCGCTGCCCCACAACGGCGCTGGTGATGCACCAGGCGGAGGCGGAGGTGCGTACGCACGCATCGTCGCGAAGAGTTGCCCGATCAGCCCTTGCGGCGTCCAGTTGATCATGGCAATTACTCCGCCCGGCTTGCACACGCGGACCATCTCGTCCGCCGTCTGTTGGTGGTGCGGCGCGAACATCGCGCCGACCACTGAGATGACGGCGTCGAACTCGTTGTCCGCGAACGGCAGTGCCTCAGCATCTGCCTCCACCCATTCGACGCTGACACCGCGCTCTCTGGCGGCGGCACGGCCAGCGTCGAAAAGCTCGGGCGTCAGGTCAGACGCAACGATTTTTGCCCCCGTTAGGGCGGCCGGGATTGCGGCGTTGCCGGAACCCGCCGCGATATCGAGGACCCGCTGACCGCCGGTGATACCGGCGGCATGGACAGCCACCGGCCCCAGTTCGGGGATCAACTCGGCTGCCACCTTCGGATAGTTGCCTGAAGCCCAGATAGCTCGGTGTTTAGCCTTCAAAGCCCGGTCGGCCTGTGAGGTCGTGTCGATGATGGTCATGCTCGTCCTTCCCGATGTGGCGGCGCCTCCGGCGTTAATCGCAGGGGCTTTACGTCACATACAGACGGGAGTCTGGCGAGACGGACGCACGGGTTTGCGTCCTTTTGAAGTGGGGAGCCGAAGCGCGTCGGTAGCTTGCGATGTACCTGGTCGAGCAATTGGGCCGCCAGCATCAGTGACGCCTTGTTGTGCCGGGGAACTGGGCTTGGCGACATCACGACCCGGCCCACCAACAAGCTCGCTGTAGCCTGGCTCGAGTTCGCCTAGCTCCGCGTATTCGGCCACTGTAAGCAAGTGGTCCGGGATCACAATATGCGAGCGCTGCGGTGGCTCCGGTGCGGCTGTCACAGTAACTCCTCACGACGCGAACGCCCCCTGCGTACTCCATCCTGATGTTATAGAGAGCGGTACTGACAAAAAGCTGGCGCCGACGTTCTTCTCGAAATCGCGCTCGATATCGGATGCATGCACCTGGGGATGTATGCCCACTAATAAATGCCGAATAATCGGGCATTCCAGATGCGACCTGGGTGTGCGAACTATCGTCGTGTCCGCAACACGCGTACGAACTCCGCCCGGCTCCGAGGGATTCATCCGTCTCGACCGACGAAGGAGGCTTCAGTGAAGATCGTGTTCCTGCACGGCATCGGTGACGGTGACCCTAGTGCAGGCTGGCTCGACGGTCTCAACCGCGGGTTGGTGCAACTCGGCCACCAGCCTCTCGACGAGAATCGAGTGATTGCTCCCCGCTACAGTTCGCTCCTCAAGACAGACGGCATCTCAGCGAAAATGCCGCCTGTGACATACAAGCCGAATGATGAGCTGAATCGACGGCGTGGCTTCGAGCGCCGCCAAGCGGCTGTGCAGCGCAAGATCGGCAAAGACGCGGGCGTCCAGTCCTTTGGTTTTCATTACGTCCCAGAACGCCCCATGCAGCAACTGACGAGTCTCGCTGTCAACAAATCATCCTTCTACGATTTTGACCAGGTCCGGCGGTACGTCAAAAATGACGGGCTGCGAGGCGCCATTCTCGAAAGAATCCTCGACCACCTTCCGTCATATGGTGATGTCGTGCTGATCGGGCACAGCCTGGGGAGCGTCATCTCGATCGACCTCCTCGATCACCTCTCCGACAATCTGAACATTCGTCGATTCATCACCATCGGTAGTCCCGCCCATTCCCGCGCCCTGCATGAAGGTAGTGAACGCCTTCTGAAGAAGTTCCCCTACGGCCGCGTCGATGACTGGTCGAACTTCCTCGACACTCGCGACATCGTCACCGGCGGAAGAGGACTGGCAGGCACGTTCCCCGGCGCTCAAGACTTCATCATTGACAACGGTGCTTCCCACAGTGCCAGCGCCTATCTCGGGCACAGTGCTGTCGCTCGCCTCGTCGCACAAATGGTCTATCCCACAAAGGAAATGGTCCTCGCTTCGAGCAACATTGCTGTCCGGATGAGCGACAACGAGGTATCCGTACTGCTCATGCTTCACTATGCCGAGGCGGTGCGACGGCACATCAAGGACAAAGGCGTTCTTGAACGCTACGAGCATGCACTCAACGTCCTCCGGGACGACCTTGTGGGGCAGATCGAAAGTTCAGCCCGCGCCAGTGGCCAGCCCCTCGCGCCGGAACTGCGTGAACTGGTGTCGGGCAGACTTCCGACTCTCCCCCACCGGTGGGAACTCCATGAGGCGGTCCAGGAACTAGTCGTCCTTGCTGTGACCAACATCGTCGACCCGTTTGAGATCGACACTGGTAGGGCATCTCGGGACGCTCTCCCGGATGTTGCGGTCGCGATGGGGTTTCGGCGGGATCCCGGGGTCAAGATCGCAACGGCGATCGAAGAGGTTCAACGAAGCATTAGCAGACGCGGTGGCGCACCATGGGGGCGTTACCTCACCGCAGCAGTCGGCCTGGGCATTCTCGCAGCGGGTCCGGTCGGGCTAATGGTCGCTGCACCAGCCTCCGTGTTTGGGGCGGCCGCAATCACTGGGGGTCTCGCCGCGTTCGGCCCGGGCGGCATGGTCGGTGGACTCGCCATGCTGGGCGGGCTCGCAGGAACCGGCGCGGCACTCACGACCGCGGCGGCAACGCACGGAATGGGCGGCTCCGCTCCCGTTACAGACGCGACGTCGCTGATCCTTCGCGTCGCCACCGAGTACGCACGCAAGCTGCTCGACCTGTCCTATGACGAAACCCTGTGGTATGCCCTCTCCCACGCGGAGACTCAGTTCGCTGCGAAAATCAACAGACTCGAGGCTTTCTGTGACCCCAAAGCCGCGCAACTCACGAAACTGAAAGAAGCGTGGGTGATCGTCTCACGCCTGATGACGTTCATGATTGAGAAGGGCATGACACCCAGAATGCTGGCTCAGGAAGCCCCGAAGCCTGAGGGGTCTGAGGCCACTCGACCATCGGACGGGGACTGACGCGCTACCCCAATAATCCCGCTACCTGCCTGCACAAGTGCCGGACTTCCTCAGCTGTCGGTGCGAGTTCGTAGGCGTGATGGTGGCAGGCGTGGCTCAAGCCGTGCCACGCTGAGGCGGCTGCTTCCGCGTCCGGCTCGTCACCGAGGACGCGGAGAATAATCAACTTCGAGGTCATCGTCGCGCGATCTAAGTTCGGGCCGATCTGTGCACACCGCTCATCGACAAGTTCCTCAAGGGCCTGCCGCGCGAGGAAGGCGGCAGCCCTCGCAGTTTGAGAATGCTCAACCTGCACGGAACCGTCGAGTATCTGCTGCGCGAAGTGCAGGAAGACTGGTGCGCTGACGTTCATTTCGCGTCCAGCAGATCAGCTACGGTCCGTTTCAAGTCGTGCGCGGCATCGAGCGCGTCACCGCGAAGACCGTCGTGGACACCTCCCCCTGCGATACCCATCGCTGCTCTGCGTGACGGCGACTGGCTGCGCCAGCTAGATATATCCGCTGACGGATCGCCGCGGAGGGCAAGCGCAACACTGGCTGGGACGGTGCGCGCTTGGCTCCAGAGTTCTTCGGTATGTTCCCGCCGCGCACCCGTTCGGTGGCGTTTAGCGTAAAACACCTGTCGCGCTGCCGCTTCGATCGCAAGGCGACATAGCCCCGGTAGTACTCGGCGCTTCATGGCATCGGGGACGTTCGGGTCTTTCGCTATCGCGAATGCGTCGTGAACGAAACGCTGCGCAGGGTTCACCGCATCCGCGACGGTAACGGTGGATGCGGCTCCGCGCGTCACTTCGAGAATGCGTGCCTCCACTCCAAGCTGACGGATCGAAGACGCGAGCCGATCGTCGTGGGAGAAGACAATCACCTGTCGGGTCTGTGCGAGTTCCTCGATGACGCGCACGAAGCCATCAACTTTCGACGGGTCCATGGCCTGGATCGGGTCGTCGAGGACGATGAACCGAAATGGACTGTCCGCCGACGCGGCGCGAGGCAAAAACAGGGCAAGCGCGAGCCCGTGAAGTTCTCCCTGGCTCATCACTCCGAGCGCACCCGCGGGTGCACCATCCACTTCCGCTTCGAGGACGACGCGTCGCTGGGTGCCGGTGCCATCGAGCTTGATGGCACCAAGGTCGACGTTGCTTTCCTGCCGCAGGGCACCCCAGATATGCGCGGCATGCGATGCGATCGGCTGCAAACGCTGATTGCGCAGCATCGCGGCGTTGCTCTTCATCCACTTGCGTGCCGTCTCGAGTGATTTCACGAACGGGTCAGCGTGTCGTGCTTCGCGTTCTTTCGAGACCCATGCAATGAGGCTGGCGGCGAGTGGCGCCCACTTGTCCTCACGGTCCGCGAGTTCACTTTCGGCTTCTTGCCTCAGTTTCCCGAGCGCATCAGCGAGCGCAGAGTAGTTGTGCTCCACATGGTCAGCTAGCTGCCCGCCGTTGCCGGGGACGTTAATCCACGCCTCCACTGCATCGCGGTAGGTCTGCAGCGACTCCAGCGTGACTGTCGGTATTGGGCTTGCGTCGCTCACTTTGTTTATGAGGTCGATCAGAGTTGCCCGGGCCGTGCGCAATTCAGTCTGCACCAACCGGTACTTCTTGATCCGTGCGCTCGCCGCGTCAAGCTCCGACTGGACGCGGTCGCGCCAGTCATCGTCCAGTGACCCGACACCACACAACGGGCATTCGACACCCCTGTGGTCACGCTGATAGTCGAGTGCCAATTCCAGTAGGTGTGCTTTCCGCTCGGAAGCTTGCAGAGCGTCGTCTGAGGAATCAGCGACTTCTGCGACCTTCGCTCGCAGGACCACGACAGCGGACTGCACGGCCTCGGGGCTCGGGATGGACAGGGCGGCAATACGGCGCAGGTCGTATAAAACCCCATCCGCAGCGCTCGTGCGCGCACCAATCGCTAGCTGTGTTACCGCGTCGAGGTCTGCTGTGCGCTTCTTGACGCGCGTTAAGGCAGCGGCTGCGCGTTCGTCATTGGACTGCGCGAGCGCGACCTTCAGATTCCTTATCAGTCCGCTTGCCTCAGTGCGTGGCTCCTTGCAAAGCTTCAGTTCATCAGCTAGGCGCTTGTCCGCGTCAGCGATCTGTTCCAGCCCCAGAACCTTCGCGAGGGCGTCATAAAGTACGGACGGTCCCTCATCGAACAACCCGCCGAGTTCGTCATACGAGAGAATCGGACGATACAACTCGACCGCCGCCTGCCAGCCAAGCGACTCTGTGCCTTCGCTGCGCTTCTCCCCCAGCCGCTGCACCCAGGTTATCGGTTCATGCAACGCGGCATCGGTAGGCCAATCCACGCCCACCGTGGTGACACCGGCACCCTCCACTGCGAGACCAATCCGTATCTCACACGGCGACGGACGATGCAGGTTTCGCCAACTCGATTCCCACACTGTCGCGTTGCGTTTGTTCTTCCATCGGTAACTGTTGCCGCTGACCGCGTATTCAAGTGCCTCCGAGAAGCTCGACTTACCCGAGCCGTTCCGGCCACTCACCACCGTCAACCCCGGCGCTGGATGCAGCGGCAGCACAGCCTTCCTGCCGATCCCGCGGAAACCCGCCACGGAAACCGAATCGAGGAACGCGCCAACAGGTTCAGTTTCACGAGGCGCCACATGTGGGTGTCGGAGCTGCTGTGGAATACCCGTAGTGTCCGTCGCAAGCGCCGCGCGTAGCTGGTCAGAGCCCTCCAACGCTGCGAGGATCAGCAGCTTGGTTTCCTCGTCCAGCTTGTCGTCAGCGTCGGCCATTTCCAGGACGACACCCACCAGTTGCTGGTCCGCGTGGGGATCTGACACGTTCTCCACCTCGAAACTTCTCGCCGGTAAGTGCCATCGTAGGAGAAGGGGGCAAGGGATTCGTACGAATACGACAAGTTAAGTGTCGATGAATCGATCGGGAGCGGCTCGAAGGTCATCGGGTCGAAGCCCTGCTGCCCAGTACCCCCACAGTTGTCACCACTCAGAGTGCCCACTAGGAGCGATGCACCAAACCCACCACCGCTCAGAACCCGATCGCCTTCCTTGGTCACCACAGCACCCGCGAGCTTCGCGAAAAGCAGGTCGCGCAGCGTGGCGGGTGTCAGCTGTGATGCTTGCTCAAACAGATCAAGAGAAGCAACTTGCGCGGTGTCATTTGCTCCAGGACCAGGCCCCAACCGCCCGGTGGTCGCCTTCCCTCGTACTGCTCCCACAAGTCACGCGCGGCTGGAGACCAGGGGTAAGACATCGTCGCGACAGCCTGGGACGCGACCGTAGGCACGACCGCAGCCAATCTCACGCCCCTGCGGAGCTTATCGCACGAGAACAGGTACGTACGCTCGTCAGTTCGAGGGTGCCTCATTTATACCTACACTCCAGCGGAGGTTAGAACTCGAGTAGCCACGACTGTCCGTGCGAGACTACGTACGTGCAAGATCATCGAGAGACGACATTCACTCTCGCGCTATTGACCACCGCACCCGGGCCTTCCGGAAGCTCTCAAGCTCTCACATCTTGCGGCACTCCCGCATAGTTTCTGAGAGTGGGCGACCATGGTTTCCGACTGCCAGCCAACGTCACGTTTAGGAGTCCCATAGGAATGATCGAACAGTGACACTTTTCGCCGAACAGCGCCGAGCATCCGCCAAATCCTACATACTGCCCACACGGAGTCAAGAAGCACGGGTTTATCAGCAGAGAGGGGCATAATCGGCTGACCTCCCATTAACACCCTCAGTGCCCCATCGGAGAAGCGACGGCGGAAGGAAACAGCGACGAAGCCGCGTCCGATAACTTACTAACACTTCACGTGGCCCGGGGCGCCTATACACAGCAGCGAATTCAGATCTCAAACATCAGTGACCTTCGCGTTGTGTGCCCCCTTCTAATAGAAGCATTCGCAGACTGTTGTGCGCAGTTTGCACACTTTGTTATCATATCAGCCTTGCGACAACTTGAAACAGACAACCAGCAGGAGACGAAATTGACCGTCAAATATGCAAGTACGACTTTGGAGGACATAATCGTAAAGGCTGAGCGAGGTGAATACCTCCTGCCGAATTTCCAGCGCCAGTTTGTTTGGAGCATCGAGAATCATCGGGCACTTGCTGCCTCAATGCTTCTCAGGATTCCCTGCGGGTCCCTCCTTGTCGTCAAAGGTAAGTCAAGCCAGTTTTCATCGCGACGAGTGGGTTACATGAGCTCGGAGACAGCGCCCACAGATAACAGCCAGTCTGTAGAGTTCCTTCTCGATGGCCAACAAAGAGTATCGACACTATTTGGGCTGTTCGCCGATATTTTCAGTCGCGACTGGAAAGGCGTCCACGACCAGATCTTCCGGCAACTTAAATCACGCTGGGCTTTACAGATCCGGCCGGAGAAAGATCAGCCCGACGTATTTGGGTGGACCTCTCTGCGACTCGGCAAATTGCCTGAAGAGCCCGAGATTCTTAAAGAAGTCTTTGTCCAATACGATGTGTTCAAGACTACCAAGCTAGATCACTGGTCCCATCCAGCCTTCATGTCTAACCTTGAAGAAGCCCAGCGGGCCTTAAAGATTGGCGTGGCAGCGGCACAGGATGGACAAGTGCCTATCTGGGGGCTCTGCGGCTCGGCAAAGTACGACAATTCCGTGCACGATTCGTACACAAAGCGCGCTCTTCGTGAGATAGCTGAATCTCGCCGAAAGGAGTTGCAAGCAGCACTAGAGGATAACCAACTACCCGAAGATAT is from Hoyosella subflava DQS3-9A1 and encodes:
- a CDS encoding class I SAM-dependent methyltransferase, producing MTIIDTTSQADRALKAKHRAIWASGNYPKVAAELIPELGPVAVHAAGITGGQRVLDIAAGSGNAAIPAALTGAKIVASDLTPELFDAGRAAARERGVSVEWVEADAEALPFADNEFDAVISVVGAMFAPHHQQTADEMVRVCKPGGVIAMINWTPQGLIGQLFATMRAYAPPPPPGASPAPLWGSESHVRQLFEGSVTELVFERRTLTTPAQIATPQEFREFFKTNYGPAIAVYSSLTHDQQAALDGDFERFLTNTSARISDSPARWNMEYLLVTARKA
- a CDS encoding lipase family protein → MKIVFLHGIGDGDPSAGWLDGLNRGLVQLGHQPLDENRVIAPRYSSLLKTDGISAKMPPVTYKPNDELNRRRGFERRQAAVQRKIGKDAGVQSFGFHYVPERPMQQLTSLAVNKSSFYDFDQVRRYVKNDGLRGAILERILDHLPSYGDVVLIGHSLGSVISIDLLDHLSDNLNIRRFITIGSPAHSRALHEGSERLLKKFPYGRVDDWSNFLDTRDIVTGGRGLAGTFPGAQDFIIDNGASHSASAYLGHSAVARLVAQMVYPTKEMVLASSNIAVRMSDNEVSVLLMLHYAEAVRRHIKDKGVLERYEHALNVLRDDLVGQIESSARASGQPLAPELRELVSGRLPTLPHRWELHEAVQELVVLAVTNIVDPFEIDTGRASRDALPDVAVAMGFRRDPGVKIATAIEEVQRSISRRGGAPWGRYLTAAVGLGILAAGPVGLMVAAPASVFGAAAITGGLAAFGPGGMVGGLAMLGGLAGTGAALTTAAATHGMGGSAPVTDATSLILRVATEYARKLLDLSYDETLWYALSHAETQFAAKINRLEAFCDPKAAQLTKLKEAWVIVSRLMTFMIEKGMTPRMLAQEAPKPEGSEATRPSDGD
- a CDS encoding sigma-70 family RNA polymerase sigma factor, with product MTPNVVTTDSTPNVEDVWRQFGAEIRSFVGRRVSDPHRADDLVADILLKVHRNLGSLDDPERLAAWLFRIARNAITDEYRRAATAREILDSAPGERLATPVDVPADSDDVQRELANCVRPMLSGLAPDYRRALELTYLDGVTQVAAAELEGITVSGMKSRVQRARKQLAELYDRCCALTLDTRGMPIDYTPAEGCGGESGCGGGCNA
- a CDS encoding AAA family ATPase is translated as MSDPHADQQLVGVVLEMADADDKLDEETKLLILAALEGSDQLRAALATDTTGIPQQLRHPHVAPRETEPVGAFLDSVSVAGFRGIGRKAVLPLHPAPGLTVVSGRNGSGKSSFSEALEYAVSGNSYRWKNKRNATVWESSWRNLHRPSPCEIRIGLAVEGAGVTTVGVDWPTDAALHEPITWVQRLGEKRSEGTESLGWQAAVELYRPILSYDELGGLFDEGPSVLYDALAKVLGLEQIADADKRLADELKLCKEPRTEASGLIRNLKVALAQSNDERAAAALTRVKKRTADLDAVTQLAIGARTSAADGVLYDLRRIAALSIPSPEAVQSAVVVLRAKVAEVADSSDDALQASERKAHLLELALDYQRDHRGVECPLCGVGSLDDDWRDRVQSELDAASARIKKYRLVQTELRTARATLIDLINKVSDASPIPTVTLESLQTYRDAVEAWINVPGNGGQLADHVEHNYSALADALGKLRQEAESELADREDKWAPLAASLIAWVSKEREARHADPFVKSLETARKWMKSNAAMLRNQRLQPIASHAAHIWGALRQESNVDLGAIKLDGTGTQRRVVLEAEVDGAPAGALGVMSQGELHGLALALFLPRAASADSPFRFIVLDDPIQAMDPSKVDGFVRVIEELAQTRQVIVFSHDDRLASSIRQLGVEARILEVTRGAASTVTVADAVNPAQRFVHDAFAIAKDPNVPDAMKRRVLPGLCRLAIEAAARQVFYAKRHRTGARREHTEELWSQARTVPASVALALRGDPSADISSWRSQSPSRRAAMGIAGGGVHDGLRGDALDAAHDLKRTVADLLDAK